The sequence CTGGTGGGGGAGAGTTTCATCTTGACCTTCAACTCGCGCGCTTCCTGCGTGGGCGCGATGAATGTGCGGCCCGCGTAGGGGTTCTTGTACAGGCCGTAGTCGAAGGGGATGCCGCTCTCGCGGGCGTACCCGATGGCCGCGCCGATCCCGCTGTCCGGAACGGGCACGACGATGTCAGCGTCAATAGGATGTTCCCTTGCGAGCTGGTGCCCCATGCGGATGCGGCTTTCATGGGCGTCGACACCGTCGAGCTGGCTGTCGCTGCGGGCGAAGTAGATCCACTCGAACGCGCAGGGGGTGGGTTTTTTCGGGGCGACCATCAGGGAGTGCAGACCGGTGCGGTCAATCCACACGAGTTCGCCGGGCTGCACGTCACGGATCAGGCGGGCGCCCACCGCGTACAGCGCGCACGGCTCGCTGGCAATCACGTACGCGTGGTCGTCCCGCTGCCCGATCACCAAGGGCCGCACGCCGTTCGGGTCGCGGAAGCCCAGCAGCTGCGTGCGGCTCATCAGCACGCACGCGAACCCGCCTTTCAGGCGTTTCATGGCGGCGGCGGTGGCCTCCACGAGGTCCATGTGGCTCTCGCGGGCAATGAGGTTCAGCATGACCTCGCTGTCGTTCGTCGTCTGGAACAGCGCCCCCTGCATCAGCATGTCGTTGCGGACCTCGCGGGCGTTCACGAAGTTCCCGTTGTGCGCGAGCCCCAGGATGCCCTTGTTCGTTCGGGTCGTCAGCGGCTGCGCATTGAAGCGCAGGTTCGACCCCGTCGTGCTGTACCGCACGTGCCCGATACTCACCCGCGCGTTCGCCAGCCGCACGCTATCCAGGCGCCGCTCGTCGAACACCTGCGTCACCAGACCCAGATCCTTCTCCACGTGGAACTTCTCCCCGTCCGACACGCACATTCCCGCCGCCTCCTGCCCACGGTGCTGTAGCGCAAACAGGCCCAGATACGTGAACCACGCCAGGTCCTGCGGCTCCGGCGAGAACATGCCAAACACACCGCATTCATCCTGCGGCTTATCAAGAATCGGATCAAAGATCATGCAAGGCTCCAGAGGCGGGGGCACGCTTGGCTCCCCCTCCCAGCCTCCCCCACGAGGGGGGAGGGGTGAAAAGATCGGCGGGATGCAGCGTAGGCGACAGAGGGAAAGCGTCAGTACCGAGGTGGCGCGGCGGTTGCGGCATGACATGACGCCGGAGGAACGGCTGCTGTGGTCGCGGCTGCGCGGGGCAGGGCTGGGCGTGAGTTTCCGGCGGCAGGAGGTGATCGGGCCGTTTGTGGTGGATTTCGTGTGTTATCCGGCGCGGCTGGTGGTGGAACTGGACGGCAGCCAGCATGCGGGCAGCGAGTCGGACCGACTGCGGGACGCGAAGCTCACGGCGGACGGGTTCACGGTGCTGCGCTTCTGGAACCACGAAGTGCGGGGCAACCTGGACGGTGTGCTGGCGCGCGTCGCGGAGCATCTGGCAGGCGTGATGTAACTCCTCCCCCCTTGTGGGGGAGGTTGGGAGGGGGGTGGCCGCGTGACCACCGCTCCCGCCGCTGTTCATCCCAGGATCTCCGCGAGGGGGGTGGTGAACGCGTGGGTGAGGGCGCTGAGGGTCACGCTCAAGTGTATGTGGTGGGTGGGGAGGGCAATGGTGACGGTGTCCCCGCCGGTGGTGCCGAGGCGCGTAAAGGGGACCCCCTGGGCCTGGAGAGCCGCTTCGGTGCCGGCGTCGTCGGGGGTGGCGATGAGGATGCGGGCGTGCGCTTCGCCGTACAGGAGGGCGTCGGCGCGGGTGGTGGTGGGCGCGTCGAGGGTGACGGTCAGACCGGTGTTCCCGGCGATGGCCATCTCG comes from Deinococcus radiotolerans and encodes:
- a CDS encoding endonuclease domain-containing protein, which produces MQRRRQRESVSTEVARRLRHDMTPEERLLWSRLRGAGLGVSFRRQEVIGPFVVDFVCYPARLVVELDGSQHAGSESDRLRDAKLTADGFTVLRFWNHEVRGNLDGVLARVAEHLAGVM
- the purF gene encoding amidophosphoribosyltransferase, which produces MIFDPILDKPQDECGVFGMFSPEPQDLAWFTYLGLFALQHRGQEAAGMCVSDGEKFHVEKDLGLVTQVFDERRLDSVRLANARVSIGHVRYSTTGSNLRFNAQPLTTRTNKGILGLAHNGNFVNAREVRNDMLMQGALFQTTNDSEVMLNLIARESHMDLVEATAAAMKRLKGGFACVLMSRTQLLGFRDPNGVRPLVIGQRDDHAYVIASEPCALYAVGARLIRDVQPGELVWIDRTGLHSLMVAPKKPTPCAFEWIYFARSDSQLDGVDAHESRIRMGHQLAREHPIDADIVVPVPDSGIGAAIGYARESGIPFDYGLYKNPYAGRTFIAPTQEARELKVKMKLSPTSAVRGKRVVLVDDSIVRGTTSRQIVNLLREAGATEVHFRVSSPPIKHPCFYGIDTAARKELVASTHSIEEIRDLIGADTLTFISEQGIREAVSGPGLCLACFNGEYPAGTPLLNDVDKLALEV